CCGCCTTTCGTCGCGGGCTTCGACCACGTCCAGCTCGCCCTCCCGCCCGGCGGCGAGGAGCGGGCGCGGGCCTTCTACGGCGCGGTGCTCGGCATGACCGAGCTGCCCAAACCGCCCGCGCTGGCGGCGCGCGGCGGCTGCTGGTTCGCGAGCGGTGACGCCGTCCTCCACCTGGGCGTCGAGCAGGATTTCCGCCCCGCCCGGAAGGCTCACCCCGGCCTGCGGGTGGCCCACGGAGCACTGGACGCCCTGGCCGCCCGCCTCACCGAGGCCGGGGCGCCGGTCCGGTGGGACGAGGCGGTTCCGGATGTACGGCGCTTCCACTCGGCGGACCCCTTCGGGAACCGGCTGGAGTTCCTGCGGCCTCTATAGGCCATACGGGACCGCTCGGGGGACGGGTCCTGTCGGGGGACGGGGGAAGGGCATGCGAACGGGCACGTGGGTACGCGTACCGGTGACCCGAGCCGCGCGGTGGGGCGCGGTGGGAACGGCGGGGGTGGTCGTCGCCCTGGCGATCGCGCTGATCGCCGTCGCCTGTACGGGCGATCCGGGGACACCGGCCGCGCTGCCGGAGGGAGACCGGCCCGTACGCCCTGTCTCCCTCACCGGGCGAGCGCTGTGGGACTCCCGGGATCTGGGCCTGGGGAAGGTCGCGGGGGCCGAATTCCGGGGTGGTACGGCACTGGTGCTCGGTTCCGGTGCGGGCCGTGGCCCGGATACCCGGCTGGCGGCGGCCGACGCCGACACCGGCCGGCCCCGCTGGATGGTGGACGCGGGCATGCCGCTGGTGAGCCGCCGCACCACCCGCTCCGGCCCCGTCACCGACCGCGCGGCCACCGGCAAGCCCGTACTCGCCGACGGCGGATACCTCGCGCGGGGCCAGAGCGGCACCGACGGCAAGCCGCTCGTGGTGGACGGCGGCAACGGCGACCCGGGCAGTGGCTCGAAGGCCGCGGAGGGCTGGAGCGTGCTCGTCCGCTACGTCGTCGAGAAGGCACCCGGCACCGAGAGCGAACACGGCGTCGCGGCGCTCTCCGGCAAGGACGGCAGCCTGCGCTGGAAGACGAAGCTGCCACTGGGCGGCGAGCTGCGGCTGCTGAGCACCGAGGGCGACACCGCGCTGGCGGCCGTCGCCGACCAGCAGGGCGGCCAGGTCACCAGCTACGCGCTCGACACCGCCGACGGCGACGTGCGCTGGCGGCACCATGGCGACATCATCCACAGCCTCGCCGGGGACACCGCGCTGGGCGAGCACCCGGGCGAGACCGGCTGGTGGCCAGGGCCGGGCGACAGCAACCGGGACGGCTGGGTCGTCGCGCTCGACGCCGACACGGGCGAGAAGAGGTGGAGCCTGGAGCACAAGTACCGCGAATCCGTACTGGAAGGCGCGGTTCGCGGCAACGCCGTCGTCCGCACCGAGAACAGCTCCTCGCTCAGCAAGGCACTCGTCCTGGACACCGCCACCGGGCGCGGGACCCACACGCTCGACGAGGGCTTCCACACCTGTGCCCGGCCGGTGGACGGCCTGCTGGCCTGCGCGGAGCTGAGCGAACCGCGGCTGGTGACCCTCCGCGCGGGCCGGCGGGACGAGCCGGTCCGCTCGACGCGCGAGATCCTCGACGGCGGCACGCTGTCCGGGGTGAGGGTCGGCGCCGTGGACGGTGGCCGCGTCTATGTGAGCGGCACCAGCGACGACACCGAGCGGGACGACGAAGCCGAGCGGGACAGGGCCGACGGCAGCCTCGCCGCCGACGCGCGCCGCGCCGCCGTCGTCGACCGGGCCGGCAACACCCTGCGCGAGGACCTGCCCGGCGAACCGGTCGCCGCCTCGGCGCGGTACGCGGCGTTCCGGGTCACCGTCCGGCACGGCTCGGGCGCGAGGGCGACGAGCAGCGAGCACGTCGCCGTCCACCGTGCCGCCGACGGGGCCCGGCGCCCCGCCGGGCCCGGCCCGGAAGGCCCGTCCGAGGCCCGGCCGGTCTCCTACGACCAGCAGCCCTTGTGGTCCGCCGCCGCCGGTCACGGCCGCCTGCCGGAGACGGACACGCAGTCCGACGCACGTGCCCGGGAGACCGGACTGGAACGGCTCCAGTCCGTCGACCTGGTGGGCGACACCCTCCTGTACGCGGGCCAGACCGACGACCACGGCACCCGCTACGTCGGCGTCGACGCCAACACGGGCAAGGTCCGCTGGCGGATCGGGGGCCGGGGCTTCGGCGACGGGGCCCGGCCCGCGAGCCAGGGCCTGTACCAACTGGCAGGCGCGAAGCGCCGGACGCTGCTCGCCACGTACGAAAGGGAGGCCACCGGGGAGCAGGGCGTGGCGGCCGTCTCCGTACGCGACGGCAAGGTGCTGTGGAAGCAGCCCGTCACCTACGACAAGGACGAGTACGTCCTCCTGCGCGACGCGGACGCCAAGCGGTTCGTCGTCCGGACTTCGGCCTACGGCGCGGGATCGTCGGACGAGGGCCGCACCATGGTCTACGACCTGGCCGGCCACAACCGCCGGGCCCAGGTGAAGAACACCGGCGACGACGCGTTCCTGGCGGGCGGCACCCTGCTCACCGAGGTCCCTGCCCGGCCGGGCAGGGCGTGGGCGGACCGGACCAACAGCGACGTGGCCGCCTACGATGCCGACTCCGGCAAGCGCAAGTGGCGCCTCCGTGACCGTTACGACGACGCGGCCCTCCTGGCCGTCGGCGGCGAGCGGGCCGCCGTCATCACCCACGAAGGCGGCGGCGCCGTCCTCGACCCCGTCACCGGCAAGCGGCTGGCCACCACCCGCGCACCCCTCCACCTCTGCACGGGCGAGGCCGATCCGCTCCTGGTCTGCCGGTCGGGCTCCGGCGACACGGCGGACGGCACCCACCCCGTCACCGTGCGGACGGGGGGCCACGCGGGCTCCCGTACGGCGACCCTGCGCGAACTCCCAGCGCTCGGCAACCGGAGCGACTACCTCACCCTGGGTGGCCGTTTCTTCGCCGGGACCGGCCCTGCGGGACCCCACTCGCGCGGCGCCTTCACGACGATGGACGACCACGGCCGCCGCCCGGCCCGAAGCTCCCTGCCCGGCATGCCTCGCGCCGTCACCGACGACCATGTGGTGCTGGTGAACGGTCAGTTGGGCGAGGGCTCCCTCCTCGGTGCCCGGATCACCGTCCACCGCCGGAAGTGAGCGCTCCTTCCCGCCCTCCCTCCTGTCCCAGCCGTCCACCCCGGCTCTCGGCGACCCGGACCGCGTCCCGCAGCGCCGCACACAGCCGGACGGCGAAGGTGTGGACCTGTACGACGCTGTTGTCCGGCCGCTGGGTCAGCGCGGAGCGGGCGACCAGCAGCAGTTCGGTGGCCTCGTCCAGCTGCCGTTCCTCCAACTGGTCGGCGAGTTCCGAGATGAGACCGTCGCCGTCCGGATCGGCGGACAGATAGCAGGGCTTGCCCTCGGGCGTACTCCAGGGCAGGAGGCGCAGTTCGGTATTCGACCCGGGGTTGGACGGCGTGGCGCTTGATGGCATGGGGGCTCCTCAACGGTCAGGGGACGCAGGCCGGAGATCGCGGACGGACGCCCACCACGGGAGGGAGCCCCGGCTCGGGGACAGGGGCCGCAACAGAGCTCGTACGGAGGGCTGTTGCGCACGCGTGCTGGTCAGCGTCCCGCTCCCGTCGAGGAGGAGCTGGACGACGCCCGTACGGCGAGCTGCGGAATCGTAGGCGCATACCCCGACCGCGAGCTCTTTCGCAACACTTGTCGCCATAACGGGTGCTCCTCGACCGTACTTCCGTATGAGGCACGCCAGTTGGACTACCGTGCGTGTTCCGGCAACTACGACGATGCACCAGATCGCGCCACGGAAAGCCGCTGACCAGCGTCGCTTCCCCGCCGAACGGCGCATGTTCAACACCTTCCACGGAGGAGGCCGTGATGCCCGCACGACGACCCGTCACCGGCAGGAGCCGAGAGCCCCGTAAGCGGTTCGCGGAGGAGTTGCGCGCCAGAAGGGCCGACAACGGCGAGAGCCTGCGCCGCCTGGCCGAGCGGATGGGCTGGGACTACTCGCTCTTCGGCAAGATGGAGAGCGGAGTCACCATCGGCAGCCCCGAAGTGGTCCAGGCACTGGACGAGCACTACGGCACGGGCGACCTGTTGCTGACGTTGTGGGAGCTGGCGTCAGCCGATACGAGCCAGTTCCGCGAGCAGTACCGGGAATTCATGGGCCTGGAATCCAAGGCCATAAGCATCCAAAAGTTCGCACCCAGTGTGGTGCCTGGCCTGCTCCAGACGGAGGCGTACGCGAGGGAGCTGCTGCTCCTGGGCGGTCTGCCTCCTGGGGACGAACTGGATCAGCAGGTCGCCGCCCGAGTGAGCCGCCGAGGGCTTCTGTCCCGCGAGGGCGCCCCCAATCTGCGTGCCATCCTGGACGAGGCCGTTCTGCATCATGCACTGCCTGACCACCAGGAATGGCGCGAGCAGCTTACGAATCTCCTCGTGATGGGGGAGCGGCGGAACGTGAACATCCAGGTCCTTCCGTTCGCGGCACACCTGCGCGAGATGATGAACACGGAGACGTCATTTCTGGTCTCGCCGGATTGCCATACGGTCGCCTGGGTGGAGACTGGTTACGATGGGCAACTGGTCACGCACACATCCGGAGTTGACGAGCTCCAGGGCCGTTACGATCGATTGCGCGACTATGCGTTGTCCCCGCGTGAGTCGGCTGAGTTCATCGCGCACATTCTGGAGGAAGTCCCATGCCCGTCTCCCGAGTCGACCTGAGCGCTGCTAGGTGGCGGAAGTCGAGATACAGCAACCACAACGGCGGTGATTGCGTCGAGGTCGCCGACAACATCCCCGGTGTGGTCCCGGTCCGGGACAGCAAGGTGTCTGAGGGCCCGGTGCTCGTTTTCGGGGCCGCCGCATGGTCCGGGTTCGTCGCGCAGGTCGCGAAGCGATGAGCGCCGCGCGCTGGCGCAAGTCGAGCTACAGCAATCAGGACGGCGGTGATTGCGTCGAGGTCGCCGACAACATCCCCGGTGTGGTCCCGGTCCGGGACAGCAAGGTCCCCGAGGGGCCCGTCCTGCTCGTCGGTTCGCGTGCTTGGGCGGGGTTCATCGGCATGATGCGGCGTGAAGGGGCGTGACGCGCACCCTGGTGGTGGCGGCGACGGACTCCCACGTTGAGTTGCGGCTGCGGCCCTGGCAGGCGGGCGACGCGGAGGCGCTCATGCTCGCGCACCGCGATCCGGTGCTGCGCCGCTGGCTGACGGATCCGCTGGACAGCGCGGCTGAGGCGCGGGCGTGGATCGGCCGGCAAGCCGAGGGCTGGGCCGCGGGTACTCGCCTCGGCTTCGTCGTGCTGGAGGGTGAGCGGCTGACGGGGCAGGTGGTGGTCAGGCGAGGGGCCGAGTCGACGGTTGCCCAGCCGGAGGTCGGCTACTGGGTCGCGGCGTCGGCGCGAGGCCGTGGCGTCGCGACGCGCGCGCTGGAGGCGGTCACCACGTGGGCGCTGGATCCGGCGGGCCCGCTGGCCGAGGACAGCCTGGCGCTGGTGCACTCCGTGGAGAACGATGCCTCCTGCCGCGTGGCCGAGAGGTGCCGCTACCCCTTGAGTACCGTGCTCCCGCCCGCGCCCCCGGCCTATCCGGCCGAAGGCCACCTGCATATGAGGCGGCGGGAGCTCCGCGTGCAAAGCCCCCGCCCTCAACGGCGGGACCTGCCGTCCTCGTCCAACTCGTCGGCCGTGGGCGGTATGGGCGCAGGAGCACGGACTGACGCACGGTGACGTACCCCCGAGGCACCTGGGGCTATGTTCCGACGTCCTGTGTATGGGCCGGCCAGGCGTAACCCGCCCCGCGCGCAGCGGCCCTCCCCGGGCTTGCGGGTGCGTGCACCGCCCCCCTCCCACCCTCCCCATTTTGTCGTCACCCCCTGAGCAGGTGACGACAAAAAATGACCCCCCTGCCGACGGCGCCCCGCCCCAGGGCCGTCCGATGAGTCGCGTCGGCGGCGCGTCAGGAGAGGCTCTAGTGTCTTCGCTCGTGACTGAACCCTCCTCCCTCCTCGGCGCGACAGCGGATGCCTACGATGCCGTCGCTGTCCGCTACGCCGAACTCGCCCGCAATGAGCTTGACGCTCTTCCGCTGGATCGCGCGGTGCTCGCTGCGTTCGCCGAGCTCGCACGGAGCACCGATGCCGGGCCCGTCGCCGAGCTGGGATGTGGACCTGGACGTGTTACCGCGCACTTGCGGGACTTGGGGCTGGATGTCTTCGGCGTCGACCTGTCCCCTGTGATGATCGAGCTCGCCCGCGAGACATACCCGGACCTGCGGTTCGAGGTCGGTTCCATGGATGCCATGGATCTGGCCGACGGGAAGCTGAACGGCATCGTGTCCTGGTATTCGGTCATTCACACCCCACCGCAGGACATGCCCTCGTACTTCGCCGAGTTCCGGCGGATACTCGCGCCTGGTGGTCACCTCTTGCTCGGCTTCTTCGAGTCAGAGGGGGAGGCGGTTACGCCGTTCGACCACAAGGTGGCGACCGCCTACCGGTGGCCGATCGACGATCTCGCGGGGCTGGCCGGTGAAGCCGGGTTCGTCGAAGTCGGCCGGATGCTGCGTGAGCCGCGCGAGGAGGAACGGTACCGCCGGGGGCACCTGCTGATGCGCCTGGGCAAGTAACTCAGGTGATCGCGTGCCCGTGAAGGGCTGCCGGGCAGTCACGAGTGGAGCCAAAGGCGTATGGCGGCGTCCAGCACCTCGCCCTGCGCGAAGTTGCCGGCCGTGAGGAAGTAGGCGGGCCTGTGCGGAGTGAATTCCAAAGTCGTGCCGGGCCGTGCCTGTACCGCGCAGAACGGGGAGTTGCTCATGCCGAGGCCGACCGAGGCGGTATTGGCGGGCACGGTGGGCAGCGACCTGATGTAGAGGGAACCCAGCTGGGGGGTGGGAGTGGCGGTGACTGGGACGGCGACAGGGCGCACGAGCAGCCCGGCAGCTCCCGGCAGTTGCCGGCAGCTCCCGGCCGTGATCAGCGCGGCGGGCGTCCGGCGAAGTGACGGGCGAGCAGTTCGAGGCCCTCGGTGACATGGGCGGTGGCGATGGCTCCGTAGCCGAGGGCCAGGCCGGGCTGTGGCCGGTCACCGGCCGTGTAGGCCGCCAGGCTCTCTACCGCGATGCCCGAGGCACCCGCCCGGTCCAAGACGGCGGCGAGGTCGACGGCCGCGTCCGGCCTGAGCCGGGCGGACAGGTGCAGGCCGGCGGCGGAGGGCACCGGGTCGAGCCAGTCGGCGAAGCCCGCACGCAGCGCCGTCATGACGTGTTCGTGCCGCTCGGCGTAGACCCGGGTGGCCCTGCGGACGTGCCGGGACAGTTCGCCCGAGTCGATGAAACGGGCGAGCGCGGCCTGCCCGACGAGGTCGCCGTGCCAGTCGGTGAGCTGCTTGGCAGCGCGCAGCGCCGGTCGCAGCGAGGCCGGGGCGATGAGGAATCCGAGCCGCAGCATCGGCAGCAGCGTTTTGGAGAACGTGCCCACGTAGACGACCCGGCCGGTGCGATCGAGGCTCTGTAGCGGCTCCAGCGGGCGCTCGCCGAAGCGGAACTCGCTGTCGTAGTCGTCCTCGACGATCACGGCACCGTGACGCGACGCCCACGCGAGCAGCGCCGCCCTCCTGGCCGGGGACATCGGCATGCCCATCGGGAACTGGTGGGAGGGCGTGACGTACACCAGGCGGGCAGTGGCCGGGAGGGCGCTCACGAGCAGGCCCTCGTCGTCCACCGGTACCCCGATGACCCTGGCGCCCAGTGAGCGGAACAGCTGCCGCGCCGCCGGATAGCCGGGATCCTCGACGGCGACGTGGTCGCCCGGTTCGATCAGGATCCGGCCGATGAGGTCGAGGGCCTGCTGGGCGCCCTGGGTGACCAGGACGTCCTCGGCGTCGGCCCGGACCGACCGGGAGACCCCGACGTGCCGGGCGACGGCCTCGCGCAGCCCGGCGTGTCCGGCGGGATCGGCGTATCCGGAGGCCGACCGGAGGACCGAGGCCCGCAGTTCCCCGGCGACCAGGCGCCGCCAGGTGGCGAAGGGGAACAGGCCGGGGTCCGGCCTCCCGACGCGGAAGTCGTGGACGGGCGGCGAGGTGGCGGCGGCCGGCTCGGTGGCGGGCGCGAGGCCGTCCCACAGGGGCCGGGGGCGGACGCCACGCCCCGTCGGCGCCGTACGGGAGCCGGAACCGGAACCGGAACCGGAGCCGGAACCGGATCGGGCGTGGGCGGCGGGTGGCGTGACCGGCCCGGTCCCCACGAAGGTGCCGGCCCCGACGCGGGCGACGACGAACTCCTCGGCCGCCAGCCGCTCGTAGGCCACGGCGACCGTGTTGCGGGCGACGGCGAGCCTGCCGGCGAGCTCCCGGGTGGGCGGCAGGCGTTCCCCCGGGCGCAGCCGGCCGTCCAGGATCGCGTCGAGCAGCTGGCGGTAGATGCGGGAGGTGAGGTCGCCGGGACCCGAGAGCGAGACATGAACGTCCACGGCAGGACCCTACATTGGCCCAATCAGACTGATGGGAATTGGCACTTCTCAGGGCCAATTCCGGGCCGTTGAATGTTCCTCGCTTGAGAAATCGGCGACCGAGGAGCCCCCTGTGACCACCGCAGACATATGGTTCGATCCGAAATGCCCCTGGGCGTGGAACACTTCCCGCTGGCTGCTCGAGGTGGAGCGGGTCCGCGACATCGAGGTGCGTTTCCACGTCATGAGCCTGTGGCTGCTCAACGAGGGCCGGCAGGGGCTTGAGGAGTGGTACGAGCGCTGGCTGTCCGACACGCTGGGCCCGGTCCGGGTGCTCATCGCCGCGGAACGTGAGTATGGCACCGAGGTCCTGCGGGACCTTTACACCGCCTTCGGCGACCGGATCCACCGGAACAAGACACCCATCGGCCGCGAGCTGTACACCGGGGCGCTGGCGGAGCTGGGCCTGACCGGGAAACTGGCCGACGCCGCGGAGGACACCGCCCACGACGAAGCCCTCCGGAGCAGCCACCGGGCCGGCCTCGACCCGGTCGGCGAGGACCTCGGCACTCCGGCCCTCCACGTCACGGGAGCGGACGGAACGCTCAACGCGTTCTTCGGCCCGGTGGTGAGCCCCGTGCCCCGCGCCGAAGCGGCCGGCCGGCTCTGGGACGGCGTCCTCGGCGTCTCCGCCACGCCGGGATTCTTCGAGCTCAAGCGCGGGCGCACCGAGTCCCCCCGCGTCGACTGATGTCCGGGGGCGACTGATGTCCAGGATCGTGCCGGCCCCCGGTCCGCTGCGGGTCCTGGCCCTGGCGCAGCTGGCCAACTCCCTCGGTGACGGTGCCTTCTACGCCTCCTCGGCGCTGTTCTTCACCCGCCTCGTAGGGCTCTCCCCGGCCCAGGTGGGGCTCGCGCTGACGTTCGGATGGACGACGGCCGTCCTGGCCGGACTACCGCTCGGCTACCTCACCGACCGGTGGGGGCCGCGCCGCACCGCGGTGGTGCTTTCCGTGGCGACCGCCACGACCCTGAGCGCCTTCCTCGTCGTGCGGACCTTCCCGCTCGTCCTGCTCGTCGTCTGCGGATACGCCTGCTGCCAGGCGGGCCTGGCCTCGGCCCGGCAGGCGCTGTTGGCCGCGCTGGTGGCCCCGGCCGAGCGGACCCGGGCGCGGGCACAGTTGCAGGCCACGCTCAACGCGGGCCTGGCAACCGGCGCCGGACTGGGCGCACTGGCCCTCGCCCTGGGCACCCGGCCGGCATACCTGACGGTCTTCGCCCTCGACGCGGCGAGCTTCCTGGCCGCCGCACTCGTACTGAGCCGCCTGCCCCGCACGCGGACCGCCGCCCGCACGCGGACCGCCGCCCGCACGCGGACCGCCGCCCGAACGCGGACCGCCGCCCGAACGCTGACCGCCGCCCGCACGCTGACCGCGCGGAAGGCGCTGGCCACCGCACCCCGTCCGACCGTGCTCCGCGACCGGCCGTACACACTGATCACGCTGCTCAACGCGGTCATGTGCCTGAACATGCCGCTGCTCAGCCTGGGCCTGCCGATGTGGACCGTGCAGCGGACCGACGCGCCCGCGGCGATGGCCGCGGTGTTGCTGGTGGTCAACATGCTGGGCGTGGTCGCCTTCCAGGTGCGCGTGGCCCGACGGGTGACCGACCTGCGCACCGCCACCCGGGCGACCAAGCACGCCGGCTGGCTGATGCTCGCCGCCTGCGCGGTGTACGCACTGTCCGGAGCAGGCATCGGGGCCGGGGCGGCGACGGTCGCCCTGATCGTCGCCGCAGTGATCCAGGTGTTCGGCGAGATGCTGCACGGGGCGGGCAGCTGGGAGATCGGTTTCGGCCTGGCGCAGCCCGACCGGCAGGGTCAGTACCAGGGCTTCTTCGGCATGGGCCCGCAGCTCGCCCGGATGCTCGGCCCGGTCCTCCTGACCACGCTCCTGGTGACCTGGGGCATCCCCGGCTGGCTGGTACTCGGCGGCCTGTTCCTGGCCGCCGGAGCCGCCTTCGGCCCAACCGTGCGCCACGCCGAGCCCGGCCGATCCGGACCGCTCGGCCCACGACACGACGCCGAAGCCGCACCCGGACCAACGGCCGGCTGATCCGCCCCCTGCTCATTGCCGTCGGCGGACGTCACCCCGGCGCCCACACCCTGCTGGCGCAACCCCCGCTCCCGACGGAGACGTCAGCAGAAAGCTCGTCGGCAAAAAGCTCGTGGGCAGGAAGCGATCCGTCGTGATCGACACCAGCGGCTTCCTGCTGCCCGTCCTGGTCACCGCAGCGAGCGTCCAGGACTCCTCGTCGACCACGCTGCTCGGCTCGGCATCGCCCGTCGCACGCCCGGCACTCGCGGCTTCTCCGTACTCCCGCGCAGGTGGGCGGTAGAGCGCACTCTCGGGCACGCACCAATGTCACACCGGCACGTCATAATGTTCGAATACGGCTTCTTCTTCGCGCCGTGGAGCAGGAAAATGCCGTAGAGATCAGCTGTGGGGCATTCGGCGCAGCACACATCGTGCCGTCGGCCGCAACCAGGGGGAGTAAACGGGGATGAGTGAGTTCACCGGAGTCGACCCACTTCGGCTACGTGAGTTGGCCAACGCGCTGCAAGGCCTGGCGGACGCGCTCGACGCGGACGGCACCACCATTCGTAACCTCTTCTCGAAGTGGGAGGGGACGCTCGGCCAGTCCGTCCTGACGCAGCAGACCACGCAGGTCGGCGACGACGCACACAACATGGCGCTGCGGGCCTCTCTTGCCTACAGCCTCTTGCTCCAGCCCCGGTTCACCTCGGCGAACAGCCCGCATTCGAACTGGGTCAACATCCAGTGGGACGTCTCGCAGATCGACACCGCGTTGGAGGGGCAGCGGGAGGCCATGAGCCTGCTGGAGGCGTTGGACGATCCCGACGATCCACAGTCGCGCGCCACCATCCAGATGCTGTCCCAGTCACTCGAAGACCACGCGGACGACCCGGCGTATCTCCAGGCGTTCATGAACTCCGGTGGCCTGGACGCCTCGGTGCGCGCGGCACGGTTCCTGCACGACCAGGACGGCACCCACGGCAGCACCGTGCTCTCCTCCGACTCGCAGGAGATCCTCGCCAGCTTCGGGCTTGCCGTGCAGTCCGCGACCAGCCTCGCCGAGCAGGGAGAGATTCAGCTTCCGGCCAACTACCTGGACAAGCTGACGAGCCCCCCGAACGGGGACATGTGGTCGGTCGGCATGCTCTTCCAGTACGGGCCGAACGGCGACAAGTGGGACCCGAAGGTGTTGTCCACGGTCGGCGGCGCGATGCTGGATTGGCGATCGGGGCAAGAGATGCGCCCCAACTACTCCGAACCCACCATCCTGGGCACCGGATACGTCCCGGGCGGTTACGTCGAGTCGGACAATCCCTGGTACGACAACCTGGGCCTGGACGTCTCATACCTCACTGTGGGCGCCGACGACGCCGCCGACCGCATCCAGGCCATCGCCGCCAACGACCCGTCGGTCATCCTCATGCAGAGCGTCAGCGAGAACCCGGACGCCTCCCGCCTGCTGCTGACCGGTCCTGACGGCGACGATCACGCCAAAGTGCTGGTCGACGAGAAGTGGCACACGCCTGGCCCCCAGTCGTTCAACGAGGCCCAGTGGCCGGCCGCCGTCATCACCGCCGCCACTTCGGACCGGACCGGTCACCCGACGGAATCGGTGGAGGCCGCGGCCAACGTCATCAACGCGGGAGCGGCCGAATACGGCGACGAAAAGAACAAGAGCGAATACGACAAGTCGCAGTATCCGGTCCCGGGACAGATCACTCACGCGTTGGCGCAGGTGTTCGCGACCTATGTGCCTGACTTCGCCCAGTCCCACGGCATGCCCGAGGGCCAGGCGGCAGCGCCGGCTACCGGAGCGGACAATGCCGGCATGCTGATCGTCGGACACGAGACAGCGCTGAATTTCATCAGCATGATCGCGCAGAACAGCGGCGACGCCGGACACCTGGTCAACTCCGTCAACGCGCAGATCTCCCTGACGGCCGCGACGGGAATGGAATCTCCCGAGGTGCAGACCTACCTGAACAACCTGGCCGAGCTGCAAGGCGTGGTGACCGCCGGCGCCCATCAGACCGGTCTCGACGCGGAGAAGCTGACAGACGAGGCGAACAAGACGACCGTGCTGTGGGTGGACTCCGTCGGTGGCGCCATCACCTCCATTCCGGGGCTGCCGCCCGGGGCCGAGTGGGTCCAGACATTGATCACCGCCGGCCTGCCCGCCGTGAAGGAGAGTTTCTCCACGGACAACGCCCAGAAGTACCAGGAGGGCGCCGGGTCGAAGTTCTACGACGACCAGTCCTCCATGCGACTGCCACTGGTACAGGGCCTGGTCCTCAGCGGACAGATCGAGCCTCCTGAGAACCACCCGGAATGGGCGAACGGGCAGATCACGCTCGACGACGCAGGCGACCGGACGGACTTCAACAGCTGGTGGCAGCAGCTCGCGGGTCAGCCGGACCTCCATCTGGACGACTTCGACGACGAGATGCGGGACGCCTTCGAACGGGGAAACAGCGCCAACTGACGAGGGGGAGAAATGGGCCAGTCACCAGCCGATCTGTGCAGACAGGACATGGGAACGATCGAGACCGCGGTGACCAATATCCGCACCGCCGTGCAAAAGGTGACCGAGCTGATGGGCTCGGACACCTGGGCGGGTCCCACTGCGGACAGCTGGGCCGAAGACTTCAACGGCCGTATGAGTTCGCTGAACTACCTCTTCGACTCCTACCCGGCAGAGGAGCAGCAGCTCATCGCCAAGGCCGGGGAGCTGGAGCCGAAGTAGGACGTTCGCGCACAGCCGTCCACGACATCGGCTGAGTCGCCGGGAGGTCCCGGCGGCTCAGCTTTTTCTCGTCGTAGCGGGTGGCGGGGAGGAGGTAGCCGTCCCGGCGGTCTTCGGGGGAAGTCGAGCCAGTCGGGGCCGTCGTCCTCGCGGACGGCAAAGCATCCGCATACGACGCGGTGGCCGTTCGGCAGAAGGACTGTTCCTCGCAGGTGGCCGAACTCCGCGAGGGACGCGACGGTGCGGGCGACCTCGCGCTGTTCGCCGGGCTCGCGGTCCCGGCGGCCGTAACAGCCATCGATTCCCGCGGCTTTCCACAGGGCTGTGAGAGCGAGTTGGAGCTGTTGATCGTCGGTGTCGCCGAGTTCTACGGCGAGTTCGTCGAACCCGCCGTGCCAGTTCTCGTCATCCGTGAACGACGCCGGATCGCGCATACGAGCCCCCCTCCTCGACGTCGCCGGGCCGGGCGCCGGGCCGCCCGTCAGCTCCGTCGGTGGCCTATGAGGCGCGGCTTCTGCTCCAGCCCGTCGAGGCCGTGCCAGGCGAGGTTGACCAGGTGGGCCGCCACCTCGGACTTCTTCGGCTTACGGACGT
This sequence is a window from Streptomyces sp. NBC_01775. Protein-coding genes within it:
- a CDS encoding VOC family protein; this encodes MPGPGGPPFVAGFDHVQLALPPGGEERARAFYGAVLGMTELPKPPALAARGGCWFASGDAVLHLGVEQDFRPARKAHPGLRVAHGALDALAARLTEAGAPVRWDEAVPDVRRFHSADPFGNRLEFLRPL
- a CDS encoding outer membrane protein assembly factor BamB family protein, producing MRTGTWVRVPVTRAARWGAVGTAGVVVALAIALIAVACTGDPGTPAALPEGDRPVRPVSLTGRALWDSRDLGLGKVAGAEFRGGTALVLGSGAGRGPDTRLAAADADTGRPRWMVDAGMPLVSRRTTRSGPVTDRAATGKPVLADGGYLARGQSGTDGKPLVVDGGNGDPGSGSKAAEGWSVLVRYVVEKAPGTESEHGVAALSGKDGSLRWKTKLPLGGELRLLSTEGDTALAAVADQQGGQVTSYALDTADGDVRWRHHGDIIHSLAGDTALGEHPGETGWWPGPGDSNRDGWVVALDADTGEKRWSLEHKYRESVLEGAVRGNAVVRTENSSSLSKALVLDTATGRGTHTLDEGFHTCARPVDGLLACAELSEPRLVTLRAGRRDEPVRSTREILDGGTLSGVRVGAVDGGRVYVSGTSDDTERDDEAERDRADGSLAADARRAAVVDRAGNTLREDLPGEPVAASARYAAFRVTVRHGSGARATSSEHVAVHRAADGARRPAGPGPEGPSEARPVSYDQQPLWSAAAGHGRLPETDTQSDARARETGLERLQSVDLVGDTLLYAGQTDDHGTRYVGVDANTGKVRWRIGGRGFGDGARPASQGLYQLAGAKRRTLLATYEREATGEQGVAAVSVRDGKVLWKQPVTYDKDEYVLLRDADAKRFVVRTSAYGAGSSDEGRTMVYDLAGHNRRAQVKNTGDDAFLAGGTLLTEVPARPGRAWADRTNSDVAAYDADSGKRKWRLRDRYDDAALLAVGGERAAVITHEGGGAVLDPVTGKRLATTRAPLHLCTGEADPLLVCRSGSGDTADGTHPVTVRTGGHAGSRTATLRELPALGNRSDYLTLGGRFFAGTGPAGPHSRGAFTTMDDHGRRPARSSLPGMPRAVTDDHVVLVNGQLGEGSLLGARITVHRRK
- a CDS encoding helix-turn-helix domain-containing protein, which codes for MPARRPVTGRSREPRKRFAEELRARRADNGESLRRLAERMGWDYSLFGKMESGVTIGSPEVVQALDEHYGTGDLLLTLWELASADTSQFREQYREFMGLESKAISIQKFAPSVVPGLLQTEAYARELLLLGGLPPGDELDQQVAARVSRRGLLSREGAPNLRAILDEAVLHHALPDHQEWREQLTNLLVMGERRNVNIQVLPFAAHLREMMNTETSFLVSPDCHTVAWVETGYDGQLVTHTSGVDELQGRYDRLRDYALSPRESAEFIAHILEEVPCPSPEST
- a CDS encoding DUF397 domain-containing protein, which translates into the protein MPVSRVDLSAARWRKSRYSNHNGGDCVEVADNIPGVVPVRDSKVSEGPVLVFGAAAWSGFVAQVAKR
- a CDS encoding DUF397 domain-containing protein, encoding MSAARWRKSSYSNQDGGDCVEVADNIPGVVPVRDSKVPEGPVLLVGSRAWAGFIGMMRREGA
- a CDS encoding GNAT family N-acetyltransferase — encoded protein: MTRTLVVAATDSHVELRLRPWQAGDAEALMLAHRDPVLRRWLTDPLDSAAEARAWIGRQAEGWAAGTRLGFVVLEGERLTGQVVVRRGAESTVAQPEVGYWVAASARGRGVATRALEAVTTWALDPAGPLAEDSLALVHSVENDASCRVAERCRYPLSTVLPPAPPAYPAEGHLHMRRRELRVQSPRPQRRDLPSSSNSSAVGGMGAGARTDAR